A window of Methanobacteriaceae archaeon contains these coding sequences:
- a CDS encoding EamA family transporter has product MGFDKKLIVFFPVIAGILWGSGGIFVRAFNDFGFHTLSIFASRVIPATILLFIMLLIYDKKSLKIDIKDIWVFIGTGLIATLPSSVFYNESLLNVSLSLAALLLGLSPVFALIISVVLFKEKLTSRKIFCLVIALIGCLFVSGVLETSGFKWSGWGIIAGLLSALTWAIYGVFSKIAIKKNYSTLTILFYNFFICSVFLIPFTQWDLFITYTATNTLENILGIVFYAIITIVLPYFLFNYALKYMDNGEATILYGGAEPIAATIFGALIFAEYPSILNMIGIIITILALSLLVKSNEI; this is encoded by the coding sequence ATGGGATTTGATAAGAAATTAATAGTATTTTTTCCAGTAATTGCTGGAATTTTATGGGGATCTGGTGGAATTTTTGTAAGAGCATTCAATGATTTTGGATTTCACACTCTTTCAATTTTCGCATCAAGAGTAATTCCTGCTACAATATTATTATTTATTATGCTATTGATTTATGATAAAAAATCACTAAAAATTGATATTAAAGATATTTGGGTGTTTATTGGAACCGGTTTGATTGCAACATTACCATCTAGTGTATTTTATAATGAATCATTACTTAATGTTTCTCTTTCACTAGCTGCATTATTACTGGGTCTTTCTCCAGTATTTGCACTAATTATATCAGTAGTATTATTTAAAGAAAAACTAACTTCAAGAAAAATATTCTGTTTGGTTATTGCACTAATTGGTTGTTTATTTGTAAGTGGAGTATTGGAAACATCAGGATTTAAATGGTCAGGATGGGGAATTATAGCAGGGCTTTTATCTGCACTAACATGGGCTATTTATGGAGTATTCTCAAAAATAGCTATTAAAAAGAATTATTCTACATTAACAATTCTCTTTTACAATTTCTTTATATGTTCCGTATTTCTAATACCATTTACACAGTGGGATTTATTTATAACATATACTGCTACAAATACACTAGAGAATATACTGGGTATTGTTTTTTATGCAATAATTACAATAGTGCTTCCATATTTCTTATTTAATTATGCATTAAAATACATGGATAATGGAGAAGCTACAATATTATACGGCGGTGCTGAGCCTATTGCGGCTACTATATTTGGAGCATTAATTTTTGCAGAATATCCAAGTATCCTTAATATGATTGGAATTATAATTACAATACTTGCATTATCATTATTGGTCAAATCCAATGAAATATAA
- a CDS encoding bifunctional hydroxymethylpyrimidine kinase/phosphomethylpyrimidine kinase, with protein MTNNEIVLYNREKDYIPRIAAINDLCGYGKCSLGVAIPVLSAAGCDVCPVPTGLFSNHTAFPEWHMHDTTEILNDYLNAWKGIDVDIDAIYSGFLGSEEQVDIIRSVYETYPNALKIVDPVMADHGQVYPTYTEELCQAMASLACDADILTPNLTEAAIILGEPIGDEWGGSNIDDEEAHRILNALLDLGAKYVVLKGIQREDGIIRNFVGGKDMEITEASNEFLPYMLHGTGDLYASSLLAAVMVGKDMASAVEFAGNITHDAIIVSSKQPNFQDRGVNFETLLGQVTDLLD; from the coding sequence ATGACTAACAACGAAATAGTTCTTTACAACAGAGAAAAAGATTACATCCCTCGTATTGCAGCAATCAATGATTTATGTGGATACGGAAAATGTTCCCTTGGAGTAGCTATTCCAGTATTATCTGCAGCAGGATGTGACGTTTGTCCTGTTCCTACAGGATTATTCTCAAATCACACTGCATTTCCTGAATGGCATATGCATGACACAACAGAAATTCTCAATGATTACTTAAACGCATGGAAAGGAATTGATGTTGATATTGATGCAATATACTCAGGATTTTTAGGTTCAGAGGAGCAAGTTGACATTATCAGAAGTGTTTACGAAACATATCCTAATGCTCTTAAAATCGTAGATCCAGTTATGGCAGACCATGGTCAAGTATACCCAACATATACCGAAGAATTATGCCAAGCAATGGCAAGTCTTGCATGTGATGCTGACATTCTTACTCCTAACCTTACCGAAGCAGCTATTATTTTAGGAGAACCAATCGGTGATGAATGGGGAGGTTCCAATATTGATGATGAAGAAGCACACCGTATTTTAAACGCTCTTTTAGACCTTGGAGCTAAATACGTTGTATTAAAAGGTATTCAAAGAGAAGATGGCATCATCCGTAACTTTGTAGGTGGTAAAGACATGGAAATTACAGAAGCATCCAATGAATTTTTACCATACATGTTACACGGTACCGGAGATTTATACGCAAGTTCCCTTTTAGCAGCAGTCATGGTTGGTAAAGACATGGCAAGTGCTGTTGAATTTGCAGGTAACATTACTCATGATGCAATAATTGTATCTTCAAAACAACCAAACTTCCAAGATCGTGGAGTAAACTTTGAAACACTTCTTGGTCAAGTAACCGATTTATTAGACTAA
- a CDS encoding D-2-hydroxyacid dehydrogenase yields MKLKAVLLEAGAINNGDISLSELSQDVDLTIYENTTEEDKYEHIGDAQIIFDNKIIMDEEVFEKCPNIEYIGICATGYNVVDIEAARKRNITVTNVPAYSTDSVVQLTWALILEQTCNLSLHDKSVKEGDWIKSETFCYWLKPITELAGKTLGIIGYGNIGRKVANIAKGFGMDVIVNTAHPEKYADEISFVEKDELFAKSDIITLHCPLTEDTKQIIRKQNIDKMKDEVRIINVSRGGLVNEQDLADALNSGKVLSAGVDVICEEPMVEDNPLLNAKNIIITPHMAWASVDARKRLVSEVSKNLKAYLNNEKRNVVN; encoded by the coding sequence ATGAAATTAAAAGCAGTACTACTTGAAGCAGGAGCAATTAACAACGGAGATATATCTTTAAGTGAACTTTCACAGGATGTTGATTTGACAATCTATGAAAATACAACCGAAGAAGACAAATATGAGCATATTGGTGATGCACAGATTATATTTGACAATAAAATTATAATGGATGAAGAAGTATTTGAAAAATGTCCGAATATTGAATATATTGGAATTTGTGCTACAGGATACAATGTTGTTGATATAGAAGCTGCAAGAAAAAGAAATATTACTGTTACAAATGTACCTGCATATAGTACAGACAGTGTTGTTCAGCTTACATGGGCACTTATTTTAGAACAAACCTGTAATTTAAGCCTTCATGATAAAAGCGTAAAAGAAGGAGACTGGATAAAGTCTGAAACATTCTGCTACTGGTTAAAACCAATTACTGAACTTGCAGGAAAAACCTTAGGTATTATTGGATATGGAAATATCGGAAGAAAAGTCGCCAATATTGCTAAAGGCTTTGGAATGGATGTTATTGTAAATACTGCACATCCTGAAAAATACGCCGATGAGATTAGTTTTGTTGAAAAAGATGAACTTTTTGCAAAATCAGATATTATTACACTTCACTGCCCACTTACCGAAGATACAAAGCAAATCATAAGAAAACAAAACATTGACAAAATGAAAGATGAAGTTAGAATAATCAATGTTTCTAGAGGTGGACTAGTAAATGAACAGGATCTTGCAGATGCACTAAACAGTGGAAAGGTATTATCTGCAGGAGTTGATGTAATTTGCGAAGAACCTATGGTAGAAGATAATCCTTTACTTAATGCTAAAAACATTATAATAACACCTCACATGGCATGGGCAAGTGTTGATGCAAGAAAAAGACTTGTAAGTGAAGTTTCAAAAAACCTTAAAGCATATCTTAATAATGAAAAAAGAAATGTAGTTAACTAG